Proteins encoded within one genomic window of Vanrija pseudolonga chromosome 3, complete sequence:
- the FFUJ_12240 gene encoding Trans-enoyl reductase, which yields MSTIKAVIHDTATTASVHDVPKPTPGPSELLVKVSHVGLNPVDAKLGQPGSRVGFDFVGEVVALGADAPSDKFKPGDRVSGIVHGSALPNQGTAAEYTAVEAAFAFHIPQSVADADAVTYDTSALTPAIALYDKLGLPLPPATVPGSPWFLVSGGATTVGLFAIQYAKRAGLRVIATASKRSEALVRSFGADVVVDYHDPQAAIAQVKNATAGGEVAYAFEAAGTWDIILGSIKPGAKVSTVTGPPTTPPAGVDIAPVWLLTAFKTAPAIFPYNGRDAAALAAAVAQLPAFIDAGLKPIPVDLRSGLERIPEGLDELRAGKVSGKKLVYKI from the exons ATGAGCACCATCAAGGCCGTTATCCACGACACGGCG ACCACAGCCTCAGTCCACGACGTGCCCAAGCCGACTCCCGGGCCgtccgagctcctcgtcaaaGTCTCGCATGTGGGCCTGAaccccgtcgacgccaagctggGGCAGCCGGGCTCGCGCGTCGGCTTCGACTttgtcggcgaggtggtcgcgctgggcgccgacgcgccgtcggACAAGTTCAAGCCCGGCGACCGCGTCAGCGGCATCGTGcacggctcggcgctgccaAACCagggcacggcggccgagtacactgccgtcgaggcggcgttcGCGTTCCACATTCCCCAGTcggttgccgacgccgacgcggtcaCGTACGACACGTCGGCGCTCACCCCCGCCATCGCGTTgtacgacaagctcggcctgcccCTCCCGCCTGCGACGGTGCCCGGCTCGCCGTGGTTCCTCgtgtcgggcggcgcgacgacggtcgGGCTCTTCGCGATCCAGTACGCCAAGCGTGCAGGCCTGCGCGTgatcgcgacggcgagcaagcgctccgaggcgctcgtgcggtcctttggcgccgacgtcgtcgtcgactacCATGACCCCCAGGCGGCGATCGCGCAGGTCAAGAACGcgacggccggcggcgaggtcgcgtaCGCGttcgaggcggccggcacGTGGGACATTATCCTCGGCAGCATCAAGCCCGGCGCAAAGGTCTCCACCGTCACGGGcccgcccacgacgccgcccgccggcgtcgacatcgcgCCCGTGTGGCTGCTTACCGCGTTCAAGACT GCCCCCGCAATCTTCCCGTACAACGgccgtgacgccgccgcgctcgcagcCGCCGTGGCTCAGCTTCCGGCGTtcatcgacgccggcctcaaGCCCATCCCCGTCGACTTGCGCTCTGGCCTCGAGCGCATTCCCGAGGGCCTGGACGAGCTCCGC GCGGGCAAGGTGTCGGGCAAGAAGCTCGTGTACAAGATCTAG
- the POLK gene encoding DNA polymerase kappa, producing the protein MDTRPKVEDTTDDARAAAEKRQKSFERSLAGPSVGKAGLARDQTEINRIIADASKGSKFYNRQVLKDKELTEKIEWFKAKRDELVKEAQLERLTTEADKILLEVEATRDLSQTIVHVDMDAFYAAVEVQRDPSLKGKAFGVGYGVLCTASYEARKLGCRSGMAGFIAKKLCPHIIFTELHFDLYTAASTKVRDVLKRYDPSLMMAGLDEGYLNITPYMNEHSMSAWDVVAQLRTEVEASTDLTISAGIAPNRMLAKICSDKNKPNGAYELPFDRATVTAFMRDLPVRKIPGFGRVTERCLEGLGVETCGQIYEQRAELLAMDHWFGFRGLCKAYLGIASNVVEPYKREERKSVGVERTFRDKTDDAEILAELESIAEELEKDLTTLQYSGKTVTVKYKLHTYENKTRALSVKKYINTKDEILPIALDLMRKELPVRIRLLGIRLSNLKDLTIPDKGIKTFFTSKATADEPQSSRRAASETIDLSLLDEDEEDEEQNLLGDDFKRPLDEPDGGDDDLATPGSSPVPDKDPEHILGPVCPLCSKALGPGTSNSELNQHIDMCLNRDALGAGTLTGNETATAPTSQAPSSSPSLSPPPPVKRKASSSGADGAAATPSKKAKPATENGGQTTPHERGTYCHQCRTKCEPEDVLRCTRLRKYTKATPARACNLAWCLRDLKKRYGLDPDAIRSRKPGPDDGAVHDTTKEYVFACPCCLEECQNATCRKKKGLEPLGDIVKLAAKAGVSALDLVSKTDAEGPKPQGKARTSVVVDLSGELSELSDVDGQQQLPKAKPKAKKARPSGAKDAKSTSTPKGKGKEVKGKDSTKKGKVAAAKGKDAKGKAAAEVKKEAKPKEKKPPAPKPVVEKPVDPPAFEKVDTRLSQEEAEQRMYLREFVFRFRGLLGIPDRNLGPLDDFDRPLSEASVRLLAGAMLDLIREEREATWDEDTADLVQNSREELRYYADLARFASIFNTLTDVLALELPPAPETAQERNDRAMRALLDLGDDEAVPGWTDAAPSRRTAASRVPQASEVVRMIIALINSAIHSPRIRAEMDPGVYDFEARQRNFKQLKEEKTRWDGEKKKLGQERVLAKSAAQTKVSDTAQHDHNMRNQLLNVNLRAVLARKNMRFEPIGTDLDGRVYYFMTPRVLEENDRRAPTGWASGLLVWGRGVEQSETAAANGSAAAAAAATDELPPMVERWTHFGKSETVRQLSKWLAWRFRRHVATMAPAAPKAKTPKKKKSADVASATATPSRPGGGSRKGSLLGVVIPHKTPNGVKREDGDDDGNESDSDLSSAPSEDDLLALLNPEGYAASADAVKEQGAALTQRVDEVAEWLAVLEWKGLGEI; encoded by the exons ATGGACACCAGGCCCAAGGTAGAAGACACGACAGACGATgcgcgtgcagcagcagagaAGAGGCAGAAGAGCTTTGAGCGGTCGCTAGCAGGTCCAAGTGTGGGCAAGGCAG gccttgcgcgcgaccAGACCG AGATCAACCGCAtcatcgccgacgcgtccAAGGGCTCCAA GTTCTACAACCGCCAGgtgctcaaggacaaggagttGACCGAGAAGATTGAGTGGTTCAAGGCCAAG AGAgatgagctcgtcaaggaggcTCAGCTGGAGCGCCTGACGACCGAGGCGGATAAGATC ctcctcgaggtcgaggcgacACGGGATCTCTCTCAAACGATTGTCCATGTCGACATGGACGCCTTT TACGCCGCGGTCGAAGTACAGCGCGACCCCTCtctcaagggcaaggcctTCGGCGTGGGCTACGGCGTGCTCTGCACCGCGTCGTACGAAGCGCGCAAGTTGGGCTGCCGGTCCGGCATGGCGGGCTTCATCGCCAAGAAGCTCTGCCCGCACATCATCTTCACCGAGCTCCACTTCGACCTGTACACTGCCGCGTCGACAAAggtgcgcgacgtgctcaagcGGTACGACCCGAGCCTGATGATGGCTGGCCTGGATGAGGGGTATCTCAA CATCACGCCGTACATGAATGAACACTCCATGAGCGCGTgggacgtcgtcgcgcagctccgcaccgaggtcgaggcgagcACTGACCTCACTATCTCGGCGGGCATTGCGCCAAATCGCATGCTCGCGAAG ATCTGCTCGGATAAGAACAAGCCGAACGGAGCGTACGAGCTCCCGTTTGACCGGGCCACTGTGACGGCGTTCATGCGCGACCTCCCAGTCCG CAAGATCCCGGGCTTTGGCCGAGTCACTGAACGGTGTCTTGAGGGTCTAGGTGTGGAGACGTGTGGCCAGATCTACGAGCAGAGGGCAGAACTTCTCGCCATGGACCACTGGTTCGGCTTCCGCGGCCTGTGCAAGGCGTACCTCGGCATTGCGtccaacgtcgtcgagccgtaCAAGCGTGAGGAGCGCAAGAGCGTTGGTGTGGAGCG CACGTTCCGCGACAAGACGGACGACGCAGagatcctcgccgagctcgaaaGCATCGCTGAAGAGCTCGAAAAGGATCTCACCACGCTACAGTACTCGGGCAAGACTGTCACTGTGAAGTACAAGCTCCACACGTATGAGA ACAAGACTCGTGCGCTGTCGGTCAAGAAGTACATCAACACCAAGGACGAGATCCTTCCTATCGCCCTTGACCTCATGCGCAAGGAGCTGCCTGTTCGTATCAGGCTCCTCGGTATCCGGCTGTCCAACCTCAAGGATCTTACCATCCCCGATAAGGGCATCAAGACG TTCTTTACGTCGAAagccaccgccgacgagccgcagTCGTCGCGCCGTGCTGCATCTGAAACGATAGACTTATCCCTGTTagacgaggatgaggaggatgaggagcaGAACCTGCTCGGGGATGACTTCAAGCGCCCCTTAGACGAGCCCgatggtggcgacgacgacctaGCAACCCCGGGATCGAGCCCCGTGCCAGATAAGGACCCCGAACACATCCTTGGGCCTGTGTGTCCACTCTGCTCCAAGGCGTTGGGCCCCGGGACGTCCAACTCGGAGCTCAATCAACACATCGACATGTGCCTTAACCGGGACGCACTGGGCGCCGGCA CCTTGACAGGCAACGagacggcaacggcgccgacgtcgcaggcgccgtcgtcgtcgccctcgctctcgcccccgccgccagtgaAGCGCAAggcttcgtcgtcgggcgcggACGGTGCCGCGGCCACACCgagcaagaaggccaagccgGCCACTGAGAACGGCGgccagacgacgccgcaTGAGCGTGGCACATATTGCCATCA GTGCCGTACCAAGTGTGAACccgagg ATGTCCTCCGCTGCACAAGGTTGCGCAAGTACACCAAGGCGACGCCAGCACGCGCGTGCAACCTCGCGTGGTGCTTGCGCGACCTGAAGAAACGATACGGGCTCGACCCGGACGCGATCCGGAGCCGCAAGCCCgggcccgacgacggcgcagtgCACGACACGACCAAGGAATACGTGTTTGCGTGCCCGTGCTGCCTGGAGGAGTGCCAGAACGCGACGT GCCGAAAGAAGAAGGGgctcgagccgctcggcgacattgtcaagcttgcggccaaggctggcgtctcggcgctggACCTCGTCAGCAAgacggacgccgaggggccCAAACCgcagggcaaggcgcgcACGAGTGTCGTTGTCGATCTGTCGGGCGAGCTGAGCGAGCTGAGTGATGTCgacgggcagcagcagctgccgaAGGCGAAGCCaaaggccaagaaggcgcgcCCCTCGGGAGCCAAGGACGCAaagagcacgagcacgccaaagggcaagggcaaggaggtgaagggcaaggacagcacgaagaagggcaaggttgccgcggccaagggcaaggatgcgaagggcaaggcggcggcagaggtgaagaaggaggccaagccGAAGGAGAAGAAACCGCCTGCACCCAAACCTGTGGTTGAGAAGCCTGTCGACCCGCCCGCGTTTGAAAAGGTCGACACGCGCTTGAGCCAAGAagaggccgagcagcgcaTGTAT ctcCGCGAGTTTGTCTTCCGCTTCCGTGGGCTGCTCGGCATCCCAGACCGCAACCTCGGCCCGCTGGACGACTTTGACCGGCCGctgagcgaggcgagcgtgcgGTTGCTCGCGGGCGCGATGCTCGACCTGATCAGGGAGGAGCGCGAAGCGACATGGGACGAGGACACGGCCGACCTGGTACAGAACAgccgcgaggagctgcggTACTATGCCGACCTGGCGCGCTTTGCGTCCATCTTCAACACGCTcaccgacgtgctcgcgctcgagctgccccCGGCGCCAGAAACAGCGCAGGAGCGCAACGACcgcgcgatgcgcgcgctcctcgacctcggcgacgacgaggccgtgcCCGGCTGGACGGACGCTGCGCCGTCCCGCCGCACAGCGGCAAGCCGTGTGCcgcaggcgagcgaggtggtcCGGATGATCATCGCGCTCATCAATTCGGCCATCCACTCGCCGCGTATCCGTGCAGAAATGGACCCGGGCGTCTACGACTTTGAGGCGCGCCAGCGCAACTTCAagcagctcaaggaggagaagacgCGCTGGGACGGCGAGAAGAAAAAGCTCGGGCAGGAGCGCGTGCTGGCCaagagcgcggcgcagacCAAGGTG TCGGACACGGCACAGCACGACCACAACATGCGCAATCAGCTGCTCAACGTCAACCTCCGCGCAGTGCTCGCGCGCAAGAACATGCGCTTCGAGCCCATCGGGACagacctcgacggccgcgtgTACTACTTTATGAcgccgcgcgtgctcgaggagaacgaccggcgcgcgccgaccggTTGGGCCTCGGGCTTGCTGGTATGGGGACGTGGCGTGGAGCAGTCGGAAACGGCAGCGGCCAACggttctgctgctgctgctgctgctgccaccgACGAGCTCCCGCCCATGGTGGAGCGGTGGACACATTTCGGCAAGTCTGAGACTGTGCGCCAGCTGTCCAAGTGGCTTGCGTGGCGCTTCAGGCGACACGTCGCGACGATGGCACCGGccgcgcccaaggccaagacgccgaagaagaagaagtcgGCCGACGTGGCatcggcgaccgcgacgccgtcgcgccccgGCGGTGGCTCGCGCAAGGGCTCGCTGCTGGGCGTGGTCATCCCGCACAAGACGCCCAACGGGGTCAAGCGCgaagatggcgacgacgacggcaacgagTCGGACTCGGACCTGTCGTCTGCGCCCAGCGAGGACGACTTACTCGCCCTCCTCAACCCCGAGGGGTACGCTGCGTCGGCCGACGCAGTCAAAGAGCAGGGCGCGGCGCTTacgcagcgcgtcgacgaggtggccgagtggctcgccgtgctcgagtggaaggggctcggcgagatctag
- the ZEU1 gene encoding Thymidylate kinase — MASSSNPHPTPRGGFIVLEGLDRTGKSTLARELVKLAEASGRKARLQVFPDRTLPSGKTIDAYLRKELELDDEHVHQLFSENRWECAEGIKRDLADGTWIITDRYAFSGAAYTMAKGLSLEFCTKPDIGLPRPDAVFYLTASPTALAQRGGYGEERYERVEFQTRVKAQFEAVAAQFKRDHGEARWKTYETEGTVPAQLATELYAEAERLVAASGPDVPQLWVAEAGAA; from the exons ATGGCCAGCAGCTCGAAT ccccatCCTACACCCCGCGGCGGGTTCATCGTCCTCGAGGGACTCGACCGCACGGGCAAGTCgaccctcgcgcgcgagctcgtcaagctggccgaggcgagcggccgCAAGGCGAGGCTGCAGGTGTTCCCTG ACCGTACCCTGCCATCCGGCAAGACAATTGACGCGTACCTCCGCAaagagctcgagctggacgacgagcacgtccaCCAGCTGTTCAGCGAGAACCGATGGGAATGCGC CGAGGGCATCAAGCGTGATCTCGCAGACGGCACGTGGATCATCACGGACCGATACGCGTTCTCCGGCGCGGCATACACCATGGCCAAG GGCCTCTCGCTCGAGTTCTGCACCAAGCCCGATATCGGCCTGCCGCGTCCCGACGCAGTGTTCTACCTCACTGCGTCGCCCACCGCGCTGGCCCAGCGAGGGGGGTACGGCGAAGAGCGGtacgagcgcgtcgagttCCAGACGCGCGTCAAGGCGCAGTttgaggccgtcgccgcgcaaTTCAAGCGAGACCACGGAGAAGCAAGGTGGAAGACATACGAGACGGAGGGGACCGTGCCGGCTCAGCTCGCTACGGAACTGTACGCTGAGgctgagcgcctcgtcgcggctTCGGGACCGGACGTGCCCCAGCTGTGGGTCGCGGAAGCTGGCGCTGCATAG
- the TIP4-1 gene encoding putative aquaporin TIP4-1 has product MSKLSESTSHGAPVQITLKSATGSHPVIACFPGSFAPGARNEKHDPRPWYRCREYLLGGWGQHEVWRSAVVEGMASLMLVFVAGQIAGTLSAYQTKFIGVYIGVSNIFLISLFIFATAPASGGHINPVITFSTILCGICPVSRGVLYMIFQIAGAALAGGVLRGVWGLELARTYHGGGGCFFDNHTTTAGRVYLNEVMSTFSLLFLSYGVGLDPRQAVLSGPKFGPFLVGASLGLVSFASSGMIPGYGGAQMNPGRCFAYAIAQGDFSYHWIWWFGPAVGGIIQAIMYNSVPPFHAHESSAPVETSPPTETERSGSV; this is encoded by the exons ATGTCGAAACTCAGCGAATCCACATcgcacggcgcgccagtCCAGATCACCCTCAAGTCGGCGACCGGCTCACACCCCGTCATCGCGTGCTTCCCGGGCTCCTttgcgcccggcgcgcgcaacgAAAAGCACGACCCAAGGCCGTGGTACCGCTGCCGCGAGTACCTTCTCGGAGGGTGGGGACAGCATGAAGTGTGGCGCTCTGCT GTCGTCGAAGGCATGGCGTCCCTCATGCTCGTCTTTGTTGCCGGCCAGATCGCGGGCACGCTCAGCGCCTACCAGACAAAGTTTATCGGCGTGTACATTGGCGTGTCCAACATTTTCCTCATCAGCCTGTTCATCTTtgcgacggcgccagcgtcggGCGGGCACATCAACCCGGTCATCACGTTCTCCACCATCCTGTGTGGCATCTGCCCCGTGTCGCGAG GCGTCCTGTACATGATTTTCCAGATagctggcgccgcgctcgccggcggtgtCCTGCGCGGTGTGTGGGGACTGGAGCTGGCAAGGACGtaccacggcggcgggggctgctTCTTCGACAACCACACAACGACTGCTGGACGCGTCTACCTCAACGAGGTCATGTCCACTTTCTCCCTCCTGTTCCTCTCGtacggcgtcggccttgacccTCGACAGGCCGTCCTCTCCGGCCCCAAGTTTGGCcccttcctcgtcggcgcgtcaCTTGGCCTCGTGTCGTTTGCAAGCTCCGGCATGATCCCCGGCTATGGTGGCGCACAGATGAACCCTGGCCGTTGCTTCGCGTACGCGATTGCGCAGGGCGACTTTTCGT ACCACTGGATCTGGTGGTTCGGCCCGGCTGTCGGCGGCATCATCCAGGCCATCATGTACAACTCTGTCCCGCCGTTTCACGCACACGAGTCAAGTGCGCCGGTTGAGACGTCCCCACCTACCGAGACGGAGCGGAGCGGTTCAGTCTAA
- the LAE1 gene encoding Secondary metabolism regulator LAE1, whose product MSRAYQFPVDQAEVVRLDRQHYLLGSLPDLYRGPVDAVLSSPGRVRRVLDVGCGTGMWLHEMAARFPHADCVGVDLLPLQHSSNRPNVTFMLLDAPAGLDVFPAESFDVVHIRQLIYAIPDYAAMLAHAHRVLRRGGIVLIHETNFECYSVWECHSPDGLLPGLTRWKAVFCDALSRKGIQLDVFDRMEALLATAGFTAPIDAYFHYRPVCPRERTDVAQHETESTRALVDAARLSVIDEGVLSSPAYDLLEAEVRRELAGQARGSAGGFSGAGVFVPWGFWWVRKAAEGEAEGEGQ is encoded by the exons atgtcGCGCGCGTACCAGTTCCCCGTGGaccaggccgaggtggtt CGGCTCGACAGGCAGCACTACCTCCTCGGCTCGCTGCCCGACCTGTACCGCGGGCCAGTGGATGCGGTGCTATCGTCCCCGGGCCGGGTACGCCGCGTGCTGGACGTGGGGTGCGGCACG ggCATGTG GCTACACGAGATGGCGGCACGCTTCCCGCACGCGGACTGCGTCGGTGTCGACCTGCTGCCCCTCCAGCACAG CTCGAACCGCCCCAACGTGACCTTcatgctgctcgacgcgccggcgggccTCGACGTCTTCCCGGCCGAGTCATTCGACGTCGTGCACATCCGGCAGCTCATCTACGCG ATTCCCGACTACGCTGCTATGCtggcgcacgcgcaccgcgtcctCCGGCGCGGTGGAATCGTCCTAATCCACGAGACCAACTTTGAGTGCTATAGCGTCTGGGAATGTCACTCGCCAGACGGGTTGCTACCGGGCCTCACGCGG tGGAAGGCAGTTTTCTGCGACGCGCTCAGCCGCAAAGGCATTCA GCTCGACGTCTTTGACCGCATGGAGGCACTGCTGGCCACAGCGGGGTTCACGGCCCCGATCGACGCATACTTCCACTACCGGCCCGTGTGTCCGCGCGAGCGAACTG ACGTCGCGCAGCACGAGACAGAGAGCACACGCGCGCTGGTCGATGCCGCACGCCTGAGTGTTATCGATGAGGGCGtcctctcctcccccgcttacgacctgctcgaggccgaggtgcgccgcgagcttgcTGGCCAGGCGCGCGGGTCTGCTGGGGGGTTcagtggcgccggcgtgttTGTGCCGTGGGGCTTCTGGTGGGTGCGGAAGGCAGCCGAGGGGGAGGcagagggggaggggcagTAG
- the qcr-2 gene encoding Cytochrome b-c1 complex subunit 2, mitochondrial, with amino-acid sequence MSLLRLPRAAPALRRSYATAAASVAEASGVKVAGIENGSRSGTTTVTVAVKAGARYETTPGVAHVLKNFAFKSTASGSALRTARETELYGGLLSAGLSREHLFLTAEFLRGDEAHFLSLLASVLSSTQFLAHEYSELVLPTVQGDALAAAADPVTAALDAAHAVAFRRGLGNSLFAAEHTPVSLDAVKSYAQAAFAKSNIAVLGQGISTEALAAAVESAFGAGSPSAASSLSTTASTYYGGEARLPLDTHANPAAQPTLVIAYGQAGAATPELQVLANVLGGESALKWAPGQTLLSLAASKTPGASARAVLTPYSDASLLSVVVQAPTNEAVRAVATDVAAAIKAAASGVKEEQLKSAVAKAKFTQATALETTGSLVAAATPALFAGSIPASNASFSALDGVSSSAVSKAAQALFSAKPTVVAAGNTHVLPYADELGL; translated from the exons ATGTctctcctccgcctcccccgcgccgccccggcccTCCGTCGGTCGTacgctaccgccgccgcctcggtcgcaGAGGCCTCGGGCGTCAAGGTCGCCGGCATCGAAAACGGCTCGCGctccggcaccaccaccgtcacGGTCGCTGTCAAGGCCGGTGCCCGCTACGAGACCACCCCCGGTGTCGCCCACGTCCTCAAGAACTTTGCCTTCAAG TCGACTGCCTCCGGCTCGGCCCTCCGCACTGCCCGCGAGACTGAGCTCTACGGTGGTCTCCTCTCGGCCGGTCTCTCGCGCGAGCACCTCTTCCTCACCGCCGAGTTCCTTCGTGGCGACGA GGCCCACTTCCTTTCCCTCCTTGCCTCGGTCCTCTCCTCGACCCAGTTCCTCGCCCACGAGTACTCggagctcgtcctccccacCGTCCAGGGTGACGctcttgccgctgccgccgacccCGTGACCGCTGCCCTCGACGCTGCCCACGCCGTTGCCTTCCGCCGCGGTCTCGGCAACTCGCTCTTCGCTGCCGAGCACACCCCCGTCTCGCTTGACGCCGTCAAGTCGTACGCCCAGGCCGCGTTCGCCAAGTCGAACAttgccgtcctcggccagGGTATCTCGACCGAGGCCCTtgctgccgctgtcgagTCGGCCTttggcgccggctcgccctcggctgcctcgtcgctctccaCCACTGCCTCGACCTACTACGGTGGTGAGGCCCGTCTCCCCCTCGACACCCacgccaaccccgccgcccagcccaccctCGTGATCGCTTACGGCCAGGCTGGCGCTGCCACCCCCGAGCTCCAGGTCCTCGccaacgtcctcggcggcgagtcggcccTCAAGTGGGCTCCCGGTCAgaccctcctctccctcgctGCCTCGAAGACCCCCGGTGCTTCGGCCCGTGCCGTCCTCACCCCCTACTCTGACGCCTCGCTcctcagcgtcgtcgtccaggcCCCTACCAACGAGGCCGTCCGCGCCGTTGCTAccgacgttgccgccgccatcaaggccgctgcctcgggtgtcaaggaggagcagctcaagaGCGCCGTTGCCAAGGCCAAGTTCACCCAGGCCACCGCCCTCGAGACCACTGGCTCgcttgttgccgccgccacccccgccctcTTCGCCGGCTCGATCCCCGCCTCCAACGCCTCGTTCAGCGCTCTTGACGGTGTTTCCTCCTCGGCTGTCTCCAAGGCCGCCCAGGCCCTGTTCTCGGCCAAGCCAACAGTTGTCGCTGCCGGCAACACCCACGTCCTCCcctacgccgacgagctcggcctgtAA